The sequence CCTTGTCAGTTATGCCCACAACAGAGATGTCTCGTCCCTGGCAAAACTCAACCAGCTCAATGGTCTCCCTCGGATACCGGGGGAAGGCCAGGGCGATGGCCAGATCCTCTTTCCCCATCTGCAGCAGCGTGTCAAATTCCGCTGTGGCGCCAGTAGTGATGGCACAGACACGACGCTTTACTTTGCCGAGAAAATAGGAAAAATACTGAGCCAGGGAAGAAGAGCCTCTGGTGCCTATAACAGCTACCCGGTTGCTGCCATTAATGGCCTCCACTGCCCTGTCGAAAGCCTCCTGTGGGAAAAAGCGGGCAAAATGGCTGAGCGTGCGTATTTCCCGTAAGATGATGTCATGTTTTTTCTGCAGGCTCAAATTGAAGCGATCTGCAGAGGTCAGCTCCGCTTTCAGCAGCGACTGAA comes from Deltaproteobacteria bacterium and encodes:
- a CDS encoding MurR/RpiR family transcriptional regulator; this encodes ASYLLNNHNDVAFLTATQLAQEIGVSQPTVIRFAQLLGFPRYHLFVEAFQSLLKAELTSADRFNLSLQKKHDIILREIRTLSHFARFFPQEAFDRAVEAINGSNRVAVIGTRGSSSLAQYFSYFLGKVKRRVCAITTGATAEFDTLLQMGKEDLAIALAFPRYPRETIELVEFCQGRDISVVGITDKVDAPLVSLSKLSVVIPITFSTIFDSYCSVLCLFNMMVTEVGRMNQSESAALLMEFEELARHLKIFV